A portion of the Ardenticatenales bacterium genome contains these proteins:
- the rph gene encoding ribonuclease PH — MTRPDNRQPDELRPITFTPGYTRWAEGSVLACCGNTQVLCNVTIENQLPPWLRGANPAQGWLTAEYAMLPRSTHQRTQREQRWPKGRTQEISRLIGRSLRMALDLSQLGERTLMVDCDVLQADGGTRTTAINGGWVAVQLALRPLVAAGTIPEAVFRHQIAAISAGIFQNTPLLDLAYAEDTAADVDINLVMTGGGHIIEIQGTAEHAPILRPDLDRLLDLAARGITQILPRQRRALNPS; from the coding sequence ATGACCCGACCCGACAACCGCCAACCAGACGAACTGCGCCCCATCACCTTCACCCCCGGCTACACCCGTTGGGCCGAAGGCTCCGTCCTCGCCTGCTGCGGCAACACGCAGGTGCTGTGCAACGTGACCATTGAGAACCAGCTTCCCCCCTGGCTGCGCGGCGCGAACCCCGCGCAAGGATGGCTCACGGCGGAGTACGCCATGCTGCCCCGCAGCACGCACCAACGCACGCAGCGCGAACAACGCTGGCCCAAAGGCCGCACGCAGGAGATCTCCCGCCTCATCGGGCGCAGCCTGCGCATGGCCCTTGACCTGTCACAGTTGGGCGAGCGCACGCTGATGGTGGATTGCGATGTGCTACAGGCGGACGGCGGCACGCGCACGACGGCCATCAACGGCGGTTGGGTAGCGGTGCAATTGGCGCTGCGCCCACTGGTGGCGGCGGGAACCATCCCCGAGGCTGTTTTTCGGCATCAGATTGCGGCGATCAGTGCCGGCATTTTCCAAAACACCCCCCTCCTCGACCTCGCCTACGCCGAAGACACCGCCGCCGACGTAGACATCAACCTCGTCATGACCGGCGGCGGCCACATCATCGAAATCCAGGGAACCGCCGAACACGCCCCCATCCTCCGCCCCGACCTGGATCGCCTCCTCGACCTCGCCGCCCGTGGCATCACCCAAATCCTCCCCCGCCAACGCCGTGCCCTCAACCCATCCTAA
- the cofC gene encoding 2-phospho-L-lactate guanylyltransferase: MSIWAIIPVKPLRDSKSRLARVLTPDQRAELTSELLLRTLQAIKSSQQIYRTLVISRDPAVLKLARHEGAYTYNEGDRHGLNEAVTRAAGVTAARHAGSILILPADLPYITAEDISLLVLSLPEVGSEPVTIICPDHEYDGTNALLLSPPLEFTFHYGVGSFHKHQDEAHKRQRRLVTVALPGIQFDVDTEEDWTAYQVIERHPLPSNVPLPFP; encoded by the coding sequence ATGAGCATCTGGGCCATTATTCCCGTCAAGCCGCTGCGCGACAGCAAAAGTCGCCTGGCGCGCGTCCTCACGCCCGACCAGCGGGCGGAACTAACCAGCGAACTGCTGCTGCGCACGTTGCAAGCCATCAAATCTTCGCAGCAAATCTACCGCACCCTGGTCATCAGCCGCGACCCGGCCGTTCTAAAACTGGCGCGCCACGAGGGAGCCTACACCTACAACGAGGGCGACCGCCACGGGCTAAACGAAGCGGTGACACGCGCAGCAGGCGTCACCGCGGCGCGACATGCCGGCAGCATCCTGATTTTGCCGGCAGATCTCCCCTACATCACCGCCGAAGACATCAGCCTCCTTGTCCTTTCCCTGCCCGAAGTCGGGTCTGAACCCGTGACCATTATCTGCCCGGACCACGAATACGACGGAACCAACGCCCTTCTCCTCTCGCCGCCGCTGGAATTCACCTTTCATTACGGCGTGGGCAGCTTCCACAAACATCAAGACGAAGCCCACAAACGACAACGGCGCCTCGTCACGGTGGCGCTGCCCGGTATCCAATTCGATGTGGATACGGAAGAAGATTGGACGGCCTATCAGGTCATTGAGCGTCACCCGCTGCCGTCGAATGTCCCCCTGCCTTTTCCTTGA
- a CDS encoding DEAD/DEAH box helicase has protein sequence MKLHPINTTRKISEAYQRYLKTIYPFRDESLRRIFWAKLAEPERLVKGPLLEASPPFRTGKSLADLVNEAVLHPSFQRLCRPGTLPYERPLYVHQEKAVRNVVKNGRNLIVATGTGSGKTESFLIPIFEYLLREEEAGTLGQPGVRALLLYPMNALANDQLKRLRELLNNYPAITYGRYIGETVDQRSKALQEYREEWHGKPAVNELISREEMRGKPPHILLTNYAMLEYLLLRPQDTELFDGDTGKHWRFIVVDEAHVYNGASGIEVAMLLRRLKDRIVQSEKGRLTCIATSATLGEGRKDFPQAARFAQNLFDEEFTANDVFEAERLDVSELGAVWGSGTTRLYAELNRLFYNGATPSPKAVADCAAQYAVPTAVLQNIRQSGGANRALYALLKGDWNIHQLQTELKKEPDLLPQVAGKIFTDLSLDDAQEGLIDLINLAVRARPDGNSLPLIPARYHLFARALEGAFVCLNRAKHNDSQPRLFLNRHEICPDCKSRVFEIATCARCGIAYIVAEKKTEDNNGRRAEHLHIPKGGRGSEGQSLLYYILSDDLPAPDEDELDEEAVDTEWLRHTLCINCGQIVQDGETLSCSCQQTITLRKTDFDGTDQEKVYCRQCATRARGGGVYRFLTGQDAPVSVLATALYSEIPEGKDSFAHDKPGQGRKLLIFADSRQDAAFFAPYLERTYTNILRRRLLHAALGQDRAAQRGQLTLDDVAERLREQAERAGLFPSRFSNDQKMRQMCTWLMQELAPTDRNQSLEGLGMLQLRLRWPHGWQAPQPLLEPPWSLSAPEVEVLLRLLLDTIRRGRAFRFPPQVDPQDEIFAPRNVQHYFTGQLHSGEKLPRYILRWLPGRGSNGRLNILDKILARQAPELPLTDRRRLIKETLNTLWENHFAPIDSVWRRSGYFLPENLPRRRGVGYLLDYAFWEWAPFQEDTLLWQCNQCRNVSHICVHNICPTYGCGGELQPTTIVELKRNDNHYRNLYETLNPADIAVEEHTAQWTAKEARNIQNKFVRGDVNVLSCSTTFELGVDVGDLQAVMMRNVPPATANYVQRAGRAGRRTDSAAFALTFAQRRSHDLAHYERPKGIVAGKIPTPSVAIRNPKIAQRHMHSVLIAAFFRWCRDEHGRFRERREMRVGTFFTSMGNLETGQELFHQYLALQPEDVKQALLRIVPVELQSELGVEDWNWLAKLREVFDLAAQKVLDSLQYYEEKYQEAVRERKRSDYLLKTIKTISDRDLINFFGQHNVLPKYGFPVDVVDFITDYVNDNDVAQQVELQRDLRMAISEFAPGSKLVAAKKVWTGGGLYLPAHKRWESFAFAICINPSCKRFNLQIGSAPVTQCQCGQALPSNKCRVSGIMIKPEFGFIADRDVSDPGESRPPRSYASRVYFQDYAQDVAVNAPETEHQEDVRSHPELTKANIAVATRYSRYGQLVLVNHGPEGWGFHICPMCGYGHPIPDAAMQSPAPTLGSRRGRGRQRPQQSLKHKNPRTGRDCPDDNPMQRRLGHSFITDVLEIRLTGLLPMQHHMPVNQDEKDLWYTLLYAFLEGASRALSIRRDDLNGTAYYYQPDIPPALILYDDVPGGAGHVRRINEALPAVFQAAYDHVNSCECGPETACHQCLWNFYNQPLHEKLARGLAVDFLKQSLER, from the coding sequence ATGAAATTGCACCCAATTAACACCACTCGGAAGATTAGCGAAGCGTATCAACGCTATCTCAAGACAATCTACCCTTTTCGGGATGAAAGCCTCCGGCGAATTTTCTGGGCAAAACTGGCTGAACCGGAGCGGCTGGTCAAAGGCCCATTGCTGGAAGCTTCGCCCCCCTTTAGAACGGGGAAGTCATTGGCCGATCTCGTCAACGAGGCTGTTTTGCACCCCAGTTTTCAACGATTGTGTCGGCCTGGGACATTGCCTTATGAACGGCCGTTATACGTTCACCAGGAAAAAGCAGTTCGGAATGTGGTTAAAAACGGCCGTAATCTCATCGTCGCCACGGGCACCGGGTCGGGTAAAACGGAGAGCTTCCTCATCCCCATTTTTGAGTACCTGCTGCGCGAAGAAGAAGCTGGTACGCTCGGTCAGCCCGGCGTCCGCGCCTTGCTGCTTTACCCCATGAACGCCCTGGCAAACGACCAGTTAAAACGGCTGCGTGAACTGCTGAACAACTATCCGGCGATTACTTACGGCCGTTATATTGGCGAAACTGTTGACCAACGCAGTAAAGCGCTGCAAGAATATCGGGAAGAATGGCATGGCAAGCCGGCAGTCAACGAGTTGATTTCCCGCGAGGAAATGCGCGGCAAGCCGCCCCACATCCTCTTAACCAACTATGCCATGCTGGAATATCTACTGCTGCGGCCGCAAGACACCGAACTTTTCGATGGTGACACTGGTAAGCATTGGCGCTTTATCGTGGTGGACGAAGCCCACGTTTACAACGGGGCCAGCGGCATTGAAGTCGCCATGCTGCTGCGCCGTCTCAAAGATCGCATCGTCCAAAGCGAAAAAGGACGTTTGACCTGTATCGCCACCTCCGCCACATTGGGCGAAGGGCGCAAAGATTTTCCCCAGGCGGCCAGATTTGCCCAAAACCTCTTTGACGAAGAATTTACTGCTAACGATGTGTTTGAGGCAGAGCGACTGGATGTTAGTGAATTAGGCGCCGTTTGGGGCAGCGGCACGACCAGGCTATACGCTGAACTGAACAGACTATTCTACAACGGTGCAACGCCCTCCCCCAAAGCTGTGGCTGATTGCGCTGCTCAATATGCGGTTCCGACGGCCGTGTTGCAGAATATTCGTCAAAGCGGCGGGGCAAACCGTGCCTTGTACGCTCTCTTAAAGGGAGACTGGAACATTCATCAACTACAAACTGAGCTAAAAAAAGAGCCGGATTTACTTCCCCAGGTCGCTGGTAAAATCTTCACCGATCTTTCGCTGGATGACGCCCAAGAAGGGTTAATTGATCTGATCAACCTGGCAGTTCGCGCCCGGCCAGACGGCAACAGCCTGCCCCTTATTCCCGCCCGTTATCATCTCTTTGCCCGCGCTTTAGAAGGGGCGTTTGTTTGCCTCAATCGCGCCAAACACAACGATAGCCAACCCCGTCTCTTTCTCAATCGGCATGAAATTTGCCCTGATTGCAAAAGCCGGGTCTTTGAAATTGCCACTTGCGCCCGCTGCGGCATCGCCTACATTGTGGCCGAAAAGAAAACAGAGGACAACAATGGGCGACGAGCGGAACATCTGCACATTCCCAAAGGTGGACGTGGAAGCGAAGGACAGTCTCTGCTCTACTATATCCTTAGCGACGATCTACCTGCGCCAGATGAAGACGAGTTAGACGAAGAAGCGGTAGATACGGAATGGCTCAGGCATACGCTCTGTATCAACTGCGGGCAAATTGTTCAGGACGGCGAGACGTTAAGCTGTTCCTGTCAACAGACCATAACGCTGCGTAAAACAGATTTCGATGGCACAGATCAAGAGAAAGTCTACTGCCGCCAGTGCGCCACCCGTGCGCGGGGCGGTGGCGTTTACCGCTTCCTCACTGGACAAGACGCCCCGGTCAGTGTTCTAGCAACTGCCTTGTACAGCGAAATTCCCGAAGGTAAAGATAGCTTCGCCCACGACAAGCCTGGACAGGGGCGCAAACTGCTCATCTTTGCCGATAGCCGTCAGGATGCTGCCTTTTTCGCACCTTATCTGGAACGCACCTATACCAACATTTTACGCCGTCGTTTACTTCATGCAGCCTTAGGCCAAGACCGCGCCGCCCAACGAGGACAGCTGACGCTGGATGATGTCGCTGAACGATTGCGCGAACAAGCAGAACGTGCTGGTCTCTTTCCATCCCGGTTTAGCAATGACCAAAAAATGCGGCAAATGTGTACCTGGCTCATGCAAGAATTAGCACCTACAGATCGCAATCAAAGTTTGGAAGGCTTGGGGATGTTACAACTACGCTTGAGATGGCCACATGGCTGGCAAGCGCCCCAGCCTTTGTTAGAACCACCCTGGAGCTTATCAGCGCCGGAAGTTGAAGTCCTGTTGCGTTTATTGCTGGACACTATCCGGCGCGGAAGGGCCTTTCGCTTTCCGCCCCAAGTTGATCCCCAAGATGAAATTTTTGCGCCACGTAACGTACAACATTACTTTACCGGGCAATTACATAGTGGCGAAAAGCTGCCCAGATATATCCTGCGCTGGTTGCCAGGACGAGGATCAAACGGCCGTCTCAACATCCTCGACAAAATCCTTGCCAGACAAGCCCCGGAACTGCCTCTAACTGATCGTCGCCGCCTGATCAAAGAAACCCTAAACACCTTATGGGAGAATCATTTTGCGCCAATAGACAGTGTGTGGCGGCGCAGCGGTTATTTCCTGCCTGAAAACCTTCCCCGGCGACGCGGCGTCGGTTATCTTTTAGACTACGCCTTCTGGGAATGGGCGCCGTTCCAAGAAGATACACTGCTCTGGCAGTGCAACCAGTGCCGCAATGTCAGCCATATCTGCGTCCACAACATTTGTCCCACCTACGGTTGTGGAGGCGAGTTGCAACCGACAACCATTGTCGAGCTAAAGCGCAATGATAATCATTACCGCAATCTGTATGAAACATTGAATCCCGCCGACATTGCCGTTGAAGAACATACGGCTCAATGGACGGCCAAAGAAGCCCGTAATATCCAGAACAAGTTTGTGCGCGGTGACGTCAACGTGCTGTCCTGCTCAACCACCTTTGAATTAGGCGTAGATGTGGGCGATTTGCAGGCGGTGATGATGCGAAATGTGCCGCCTGCCACTGCCAATTACGTCCAGCGAGCCGGTCGCGCCGGTCGGCGCACCGATTCGGCCGCTTTCGCCCTCACCTTTGCCCAACGCCGCTCCCATGATCTTGCCCATTACGAAAGACCAAAAGGGATCGTAGCCGGAAAAATTCCCACGCCTTCCGTCGCCATCCGCAACCCCAAAATCGCGCAACGGCACATGCACTCCGTTTTGATCGCCGCCTTCTTCCGATGGTGTAGGGATGAACACGGCCGTTTCCGCGAACGGCGCGAAATGCGCGTAGGGACATTCTTTACATCAATGGGCAATCTTGAAACCGGACAAGAGTTATTCCATCAATACCTTGCATTACAACCAGAAGATGTGAAGCAGGCTCTACTACGCATTGTTCCTGTCGAGTTACAGTCTGAACTAGGTGTGGAAGATTGGAATTGGTTGGCTAAACTGCGAGAGGTATTTGATTTGGCTGCACAAAAGGTATTAGATAGTTTGCAGTATTATGAGGAAAAATATCAAGAGGCAGTCCGAGAGCGAAAACGATCAGATTACCTCTTGAAAACAATTAAAACCATTTCTGATCGAGATTTGATTAACTTCTTCGGCCAACACAATGTACTACCTAAATATGGTTTTCCAGTGGATGTCGTTGATTTCATTACCGACTATGTAAATGATAATGATGTGGCGCAACAAGTAGAATTGCAGCGCGATCTACGTATGGCAATCTCTGAATTTGCCCCAGGTTCTAAACTAGTGGCGGCCAAGAAGGTTTGGACTGGCGGCGGCCTTTACTTACCAGCCCACAAGCGGTGGGAATCCTTTGCTTTCGCAATCTGTATCAATCCGTCGTGCAAAAGATTTAACTTACAAATCGGCTCCGCTCCCGTGACGCAGTGTCAATGCGGCCAAGCTCTTCCCTCGAACAAATGCAGAGTAAGCGGTATCATGATCAAACCAGAGTTTGGCTTTATAGCTGATCGTGATGTAAGTGATCCGGGGGAATCAAGGCCGCCCAGAAGTTACGCCTCACGTGTCTATTTCCAAGACTACGCTCAAGACGTGGCCGTTAATGCGCCTGAAACCGAACATCAAGAAGATGTGCGGTCCCACCCGGAATTAACCAAAGCCAATATTGCCGTCGCCACCCGCTACTCCCGCTATGGGCAACTAGTTTTGGTCAATCATGGGCCGGAGGGATGGGGTTTCCATATCTGCCCCATGTGCGGCTACGGCCATCCTATCCCGGACGCCGCCATGCAGTCGCCTGCCCCCACGCTAGGCAGTCGCCGAGGCAGAGGCCGTCAGCGGCCGCAACAGTCGCTTAAACACAAAAATCCGCGAACCGGTCGGGATTGCCCGGACGATAATCCCATGCAACGACGGTTAGGCCACTCGTTCATTACCGACGTCTTAGAAATTCGGCTAACCGGCCTGCTACCCATGCAACATCATATGCCGGTAAATCAGGACGAAAAAGACCTATGGTACACCCTGCTATATGCCTTCCTGGAGGGCGCGAGCCGGGCATTGAGCATCCGCCGCGACGATCTAAACGGCACTGCTTATTATTACCAGCCGGACATCCCGCCAGCCTTGATTTTGTATGATGACGTGCCAGGCGGAGCGGGGCACGTGCGCCGCATTAACGAAGCGTTGCCGGCAGTCTTCCAGGCCGCTTACGACCATGTGAACAGTTGCGAATGCGGCCCGGAAACCGCCTGCCATCAATGTCTTTGGAATTTCTACAACCAACCTCTCCACGAAAAGCTAGCGCGTGGTTTGGCGGTTGATTTCTTAAAGCAATCGCTGGAGCGATAA
- a CDS encoding amidohydrolase translates to MPNSPFHAEATALFPELVRLRRDFHRHPEVGFQERRTAAIIARALQEYGLVVRQGVGETGVVGLLEGARPGPTVLLRFDMDALPIQEENEVDYASQNEGVMHACGHDGHMAMGLALVRLFAHRREQMAGRLKFIFQPGEEGRGGALAMIADGVLDNPRADVAFAMHLWNTLPLGRVRVIEGPCMAASSTFTLTIKGKGGHGAAPHQSIDPVLAGAHIVAGMQSIVSRSVDPLESVVVTVGQFTAGTTFNVIPDQAILKGTVRSYEHEMHHMVYRRILEMAQYMAAAFRCTAHMETIAIVPAVVNAPEPTAIVRAAAASLVGTANVVGGRSMASEDMGLFLEEIPGCYFFVGSMNEEQGYHYPHHHPRFDFDERAMITGVATMAAAAAAYVLAENPEIFPEA, encoded by the coding sequence ATGCCAAACTCACCATTTCACGCCGAAGCAACCGCCCTGTTTCCCGAACTCGTGCGCCTGCGCCGCGACTTCCACCGCCACCCGGAGGTGGGCTTTCAAGAACGCCGCACCGCCGCCATCATCGCCCGCGCCTTGCAAGAATATGGCCTGGTCGTGCGACAAGGCGTCGGCGAGACGGGCGTGGTCGGCCTGCTGGAAGGGGCGCGCCCCGGCCCCACGGTGCTGCTGCGCTTTGACATGGACGCGCTCCCCATTCAGGAGGAAAACGAGGTCGATTATGCCTCGCAAAACGAGGGCGTGATGCACGCCTGCGGCCACGATGGGCACATGGCCATGGGGTTGGCGTTGGTGCGACTGTTCGCCCATCGTCGGGAGCAAATGGCGGGGCGGCTGAAGTTTATCTTTCAGCCGGGCGAGGAAGGGCGCGGCGGGGCGCTGGCGATGATTGCCGATGGCGTGCTGGATAATCCGCGCGCGGACGTGGCCTTTGCCATGCACCTGTGGAACACGCTGCCGCTGGGTCGGGTGCGCGTGATTGAGGGACCCTGTATGGCGGCGTCCAGCACGTTCACGCTCACCATCAAAGGGAAGGGGGGGCATGGAGCCGCACCGCACCAGTCGATTGACCCGGTGCTGGCCGGTGCGCACATTGTGGCCGGCATGCAGTCCATTGTCAGCCGCAGCGTGGACCCGTTGGAGTCGGTGGTGGTGACGGTGGGGCAGTTTACTGCCGGCACAACCTTCAACGTCATCCCCGATCAGGCCATCCTCAAAGGAACCGTGCGCAGCTACGAACACGAAATGCACCACATGGTCTACCGCCGCATCCTGGAAATGGCCCAATACATGGCCGCCGCCTTCCGCTGCACCGCCCACATGGAAACCATCGCCATCGTCCCCGCCGTCGTCAACGCCCCGGAACCCACCGCCATCGTGCGCGCCGCCGCCGCCAGCCTCGTCGGCACGGCCAACGTCGTCGGTGGGCGCAGCATGGCCTCCGAGGACATGGGCCTCTTTCTGGAAGAGATTCCCGGCTGCTACTTCTTTGTCGGTTCCATGAACGAAGAGCAAGGGTATCACTACCCCCATCACCACCCCCGCTTCGATTTTGACGAACGGGCAATGATCACCGGCGTAGCCACGATGGCCGCCGCCGCCGCCGCCTACGTACTCGCGGAAAATCCGGAGATCTTCCCGGAAGCCTGA
- a CDS encoding bifunctional riboflavin kinase/FAD synthetase, translated as MTQSFIRISDLTQASPTHPTYLAIGVFDGVHRGHQALLGRMVAQARHDGARAAVMTFFPHPIVVIRGTKGRIYLTPLEDRVSLLARLGLDLIITQPFNDDVRHTRAAVFVDRLREKLDMRQLWGGSFSLGYQREGNSEYLGQLGAEKGFVVREVTDLLLLNGKRVSSSRTRQSLSAGDVQDAAECLGRPYRVSGLVTTGQKRGRTIGFPTANLAVWEEQLLPANGVYATYAWINGRRHVAATNVGVRPTVDGSHLVVETHILDFRGDLYGQEITLDFMAHIRPEQKFASVDALVAQIRADVAQVRDLLPAYDSILARMS; from the coding sequence ATGACGCAATCTTTCATTCGCATCTCTGACCTGACGCAAGCCTCCCCCACACACCCCACTTACCTGGCTATTGGCGTTTTCGATGGCGTTCATCGCGGCCACCAGGCGCTGCTGGGGCGCATGGTGGCGCAGGCGCGGCACGATGGCGCGCGCGCCGCCGTGATGACGTTCTTCCCCCATCCTATCGTGGTCATTCGGGGGACGAAGGGGCGTATTTACCTGACGCCGCTGGAGGATCGGGTGTCGCTGCTGGCCCGGCTGGGCCTCGACCTGATTATCACCCAACCATTTAATGACGACGTGCGACATACGCGGGCGGCGGTTTTTGTGGACCGCTTGCGCGAGAAGCTGGATATGCGCCAGTTGTGGGGGGGCAGTTTTTCCCTGGGGTATCAGCGCGAGGGCAACAGCGAATACCTGGGCCAGTTGGGGGCGGAAAAGGGTTTTGTTGTGCGGGAGGTGACTGATCTGCTGCTGCTCAATGGCAAACGAGTCAGCAGCAGCCGCACGCGCCAAAGTCTGAGCGCGGGGGACGTGCAAGATGCGGCTGAATGTCTGGGGCGTCCCTATCGCGTCAGCGGCCTGGTGACGACGGGACAAAAGCGGGGGCGGACGATTGGGTTCCCCACGGCAAATCTGGCTGTGTGGGAGGAACAACTGTTGCCGGCAAATGGCGTCTACGCCACCTACGCCTGGATCAATGGTCGGCGCCATGTGGCCGCCACCAACGTGGGCGTGCGTCCGACCGTGGACGGTTCCCACCTGGTCGTCGAAACGCACATCCTCGATTTTCGCGGCGACCTCTATGGGCAAGAAATCACGCTGGATTTTATGGCCCACATCCGCCCGGAGCAGAAGTTCGCCAGTGTGGATGCGCTGGTGGCCCAAATTCGCGCCGACGTGGCCCAGGTACGGGATTTGCTGCCGGCATACGACTCTATTCTGGCGCGGATGTCATGA
- a CDS encoding Uma2 family endonuclease has product MATVLDPILNSPRFPHYLRQLQEAFKVEQRKREHFYQTITDEDKAEFINGEIVFHSPVKMQHDRVSQLLATLMGSYVRSRQSGYVGHEKLLISLSRNDYEPDVCFFNVEKARLFTRHQMRFPAPDLAVEILSESTEARDRGIKFEDYAAHGVTEYWIVDPEAETVEQYLLEEGQYKLAVKVKDALLRSPTIPGFAIPARAIFDETQNLQTLRQLLEQV; this is encoded by the coding sequence ATGGCCACGGTTTTAGACCCAATTTTAAACTCACCACGATTCCCACACTATTTGCGCCAGTTGCAAGAGGCTTTCAAGGTCGAGCAGCGGAAGCGGGAACACTTTTACCAGACCATCACCGATGAAGACAAAGCCGAATTCATCAACGGCGAGATTGTCTTCCATTCACCCGTCAAAATGCAACATGATCGAGTAAGCCAGTTGTTAGCTACCCTCATGGGTAGCTACGTTCGTTCGCGCCAGTCAGGCTATGTGGGGCATGAGAAGCTGCTCATTTCCCTGTCCCGCAACGACTATGAGCCAGATGTATGCTTCTTCAATGTGGAGAAGGCCAGGTTGTTCACACGTCACCAGATGCGCTTTCCTGCGCCGGATCTGGCAGTGGAAATCCTATCTGAAAGCACCGAAGCACGGGATCGCGGCATCAAGTTTGAAGATTATGCCGCTCACGGCGTCACCGAGTATTGGATCGTTGACCCGGAGGCGGAAACAGTCGAGCAATACCTGCTGGAAGAAGGGCAATATAAACTGGCCGTCAAAGTAAAAGACGCTCTTCTGCGCAGCCCCACCATCCCCGGCTTCGCCATCCCCGCCCGCGCTATTTTTGACGAAACCCAAAACCTGCAAACCCTCCGCCAATTGCTGGAGCAAGTCTAA
- a CDS encoding 2-phospho-L-lactate transferase, with translation MSSSALRTTDSPQETQFPNLNVVCLAGGVGGAKLAHGLARVLPAAQLTIIGNTGDDFRHCGLTICPDLDTVMYTLAGVANAETGWGRGGESWTAFTEMGRLGGADWFRLGDLDLAAHLTRAHLLEQGKTLTAATAHLCAHLGVLPPLLPMSDAPAPTQVATDEGVLAFQEWFVHRRWQPRVRQVVLPEDVKATPQVMRALSRADVVIIAPSNPFVSIDPILNVYPIREMVADLPALVAAVSPIIAGIAVKGPAAKMMQEMGLPNSAAAIADYYADLVDLFVYDEQDAGITLTHNPHHLCTNTIMRNTHDRERLAREILNAVVDHLAA, from the coding sequence ATGTCATCTTCAGCATTGCGGACTACGGACTCCCCTCAAGAAACACAATTCCCAAACCTGAACGTTGTCTGCCTGGCGGGCGGGGTCGGCGGCGCCAAACTGGCGCACGGCCTGGCGCGCGTTTTGCCCGCCGCGCAGTTGACCATCATTGGCAATACGGGTGACGATTTCCGCCACTGTGGCCTGACGATTTGCCCCGACCTGGATACGGTGATGTATACGCTGGCGGGCGTGGCCAATGCGGAGACGGGGTGGGGGCGTGGCGGCGAAAGTTGGACGGCGTTTACGGAGATGGGGCGGCTGGGCGGCGCGGATTGGTTCCGCCTGGGCGACCTGGACCTGGCCGCACACCTGACGCGCGCCCACTTGCTGGAGCAGGGCAAGACGTTGACGGCGGCCACGGCGCACCTGTGCGCCCATTTGGGGGTACTGCCCCCACTTTTGCCGATGAGCGACGCGCCCGCGCCGACGCAGGTGGCGACGGATGAAGGGGTGCTGGCTTTTCAGGAGTGGTTTGTGCATCGTCGCTGGCAACCGCGCGTGCGGCAGGTTGTGCTGCCGGAGGATGTGAAGGCGACGCCCCAGGTGATGCGGGCGCTGTCCCGCGCCGATGTGGTGATTATCGCGCCGTCGAACCCGTTTGTGAGCATTGACCCTATTTTGAATGTGTATCCGATTCGGGAGATGGTGGCGGATTTGCCGGCATTGGTGGCCGCCGTGAGTCCGATTATTGCCGGCATTGCCGTCAAAGGACCCGCCGCCAAAATGATGCAGGAAATGGGGCTGCCCAACAGCGCCGCCGCCATCGCCGATTACTACGCCGACCTCGTGGATTTGTTCGTTTATGATGAGCAAGATGCCGGCATTACCCTCACCCACAACCCCCACCACCTTTGCACCAACACCATCATGCGCAACACCCACGACCGCGAACGCCTGGCGCGGGAAATCCTCAACGCCGTCGTAGACCACCTGGCTGCATGA
- a CDS encoding NERD domain-containing protein: protein MAKMFPSIISPDVASQAEKTLYYLFSSHLPNDYMVFHSVAWQSRSEIYGTRDGEADFVIIHPRLGILVLDVKGGVNNYGGENDIWLQRGHITVKPYHV, encoded by the coding sequence ATGGCTAAGATGTTTCCTTCCATAATCAGCCCGGATGTCGCTAGCCAGGCTGAAAAAACGCTGTACTACTTGTTCAGTAGCCATTTGCCTAACGACTACATGGTTTTCCACTCTGTCGCCTGGCAGTCGCGCAGCGAAATTTATGGCACTCGTGACGGGGAAGCTGATTTTGTCATCATTCATCCCCGTTTAGGTATTCTCGTCTTGGATGTCAAAGGCGGCGTTAATAATTATGGTGGCGAGAATGACATCTGGCTGCAAAGGGGTCACATTACTGTAAAACCTTACCACGTATAA